AAAATATTGAAGTTGGTCAACACTTAACCCAACAGTGGTTAACGGAAATCCAAACACTCAAGCAACAGTTAATCGAACAGCAACAAGAACGTGATGCTGCTTGGGAAAGTGCTGAGAAGTGGCGCAAACTATATAACACAGAAGCAGAACAACGTCGCACAGATGCAGACTTTTTTCGTCAAACGATCGCATCTCTCAAAACCGAAATTCAGCAACTCAAGGGGATTGATGGACAAACCTTACCTGATGCTAAAACTAGCGTGGGTGTGCAGCAAGAATTGTCACAAATACGTAGTGTAGAAGAATTGAAAGCTAAACTGGTTGATGTGATTAAAGAACGCGATCGCTTACGCCAAGCGTTGAAAACTGAACAAGAAAACCACGCCCAAAGCCGTAAAAGCCTTACCACAGCTTTGGGTGATGCAATAGATAGCTTGGCACGGGAAAGAGTAAAGGGAAATGGTGAGTAAAATATATTACTGCTAAACCTAAGCAACCTTACTCTCTGTTTCCATTTGAGCATCGGCGATCGCTTTTTGGCAATCAGCGATTGTTGCCCTTTGGCGTATGGCTTGGGTTAAGGCTTGGTAACTCAACCAGTTGTCTTGAATTAAGGTTTTCGCTTGGAGAATGTGGAACCGTTGTTTTTGCTGACAAAGGGACTCAGAAAAACCCAAAAGTCTGAAAACATTTGCTAGTTTCCTTCTATCATCATTCCCACCTTCAATACGCTCAAAAACTAAAGTTTCCGCAGCAATTCCTGCCATCAAAATAGTACAGTAGCGTTCCAGCGTTTGATGGCTGATTTTGCCTTGTTCTAACTGAGAGCCTAATTCAGTATCATTCAAAGAAATACTACCTTGCCCGGCTTGTCCTTGTCTCCAAGCCTCCCAGGCGCTGAGAGTGTAACCTGTAACGGGAATCCCCAACAAGTGAGCTACAAGAAAGTGTCCAGCTTCGTGGTGAATAATGCGATCGCGGTATTGCGGTGAAAAACCCGCAACCCAATCTATAAAGATAGTACCGCCCTTACCTTGCAAGCTGAAACTATCAAAAGTGGCTACACCCAAAATTGTAAAGGTAGCAAGTGCTGGAATTGTCGGTGATAAATTAATTAACGGCCCCAATAGAGCCGATAAAGTCATAACAAAGACAGATATTGCAACTAAATTAAAAGCAGTTTGGTTCATAGTGATTTAGTCATTAGTCATTAGTCATTAGTCCATAGTTATTCTCCCTCACTTCCCCATCTCCCCCCACTCACCCTAGCCAAATCTCTCTTAATATTAAGGGAAGCACTATGCTCACTCAACCTTCCTAATGCTAGAAATTGATCAGCAGCTTGCAGTGGGCAATAATGATGAACTTACAACCACACTCACACAATCATCGTCCTCAAGATTGGGCTTGGCCGTTTTGGCCGGCTTTACCGCTTTATCCGTATGGGAGAAGGCGCACAGTTTGCCGGGAGATAGTTAAAGATACTATCTGGACATTCGACCAAGTTCAAGGGGTTCTATATACGGTAGTGCCGATTAGGATGTCGGTAATTAAGCTGAATGCTGGTGGATTGCTGGTTTATGCACCCGTTGCTCCTACTAAGGAGTGTGTACGATTGGTAAATGAGTTAGTCGCCAAGCACGGCGAAGTTAAGTATATAGTTCTGCCTACCAGTTCTGGACTTGAGCATAAAATATTTGTTGGCCCCTTTGCAAGAAAGTTTCCCCAAGCACAGGTGTTTGTGGCTCCGCATCAGTGGAGTTTTCCGTTTAATTTGCCCCTGAGTTGGTTAGGGTTTCCACAAAAACGTACTCAAGTTTTACCAGAAGATTCTCGTCAAACTCCCTTCGCGGATGAGTTTGATTATGCAGTATTAGATATTAATCTGGGACGGGGTTCTTTTGTCGAGGTGGCATTTTTACATAAGCGATCGCACACTCTACTTGTAACTGATTCCATATTATCTATATCAGCAGAACCACCAGAAATTTTACAGTTAGAACCTTATCCCCTATTATTTCACGCCAGGGATAATGCCCTCCAACCCATCGAAGATACCCCAGCTAATCGTCGCCAAGGATGGCAGCGTATCGCCCTATTTGCTATTTACTTTCGTCCCAATGCCTTGGGATTAACAGGGTTAGGGGAGATGTGGCGCGACGCACTCAAAGCACCAGATCATTCCCCAAAAGCATACTTCGGTTTTTTCCCCTTTCGCTGGCAAGAAAATTGGCAACAATCATTTACAGCCTTATCTGCCAATGGACGACCATTTGTTGCTCCCATTTTACAAGTTCTCATTCTGCCTCAAGCCCCAAAACAAGTCCTGAACTGGGCTGAGACAGTAGCAAAATGGAATTTTCAACAAATTATTGCTTGTCACTTTGATGCACCATTTGCTTGCACTCCAGAACAATTCCGTCAAGCATTTAGTTTTCTAGATAAGAACGCGCATAACGACAATCAAAATCTGTTACCAGAAGATTTGAAATTTATTAAAGAACTGGAAGCAAATTTACTGAAGCAAGGTATTGCAACACCACCAAGGGAGAAGTAGTTAGTTGACAGTTGACAGTTTTTCTCCCTCATCTTCCCCACTCCTCACTTCTTCAAACTGTAAGTAATCGATTCAAATCTGCCTTTGCTGAATTAATTAAATTTTCCACAATTGCAATCAAATCATGCTCTAGATAAGGTTTGGATATATAAGCTTTTGCACCTAATTCTTGAGCAAGTTGGCGATGCTTTTCGGCACTGCGGGAGGTGAGAATGATGACGGGAATTTTGATGTATTTGGGGTTTTGTTGAACATGAGTTAAGAACTCAAACCCATTCATCCGTGGCATTTCTAAATCAGAAACTACGAGTTGAATTTCTGGGTGGCGTTGTAATTGTTCTAAAGCTTCAACACCGTTTTGGGCTTGTATGACTTGATAACCAGCTTTTTGCAGAGTCAGGGATAGAGTTTGCCGTAAACTAATGGCATCATCCACTACTAAAATTACTTGATTATTTTTGGGAACGGAAGCTGATAATAAAGGTAGTGATGGGCTTGGTTCTGATGCTGATAAGGTTTGTTGATTGCCAGAATCAGCTTTTGGCAAGACAGAAGTATCTAATGTGGCTTCCATCTCTACCGACTCTAACAGTAAAGCACCATCAATCACTAACATGAGGTTGCCATTAGCTAAACTACTACAACCATAAACGTATTTAGGAGGTGCGATCGCATTCCCTAAAGGTCTAATTACTAATTCTTGTTCACCAATAATTTGGTCAACTTGTAAAGCAAAAGTACCTTGATTCCGCCTTAGCATTAATACAGGATGATTCATTGCTTCTGTATGATGCTCAGGTAGTAAATTATTTACACTCAAATTATTAAATAAACTACCATTGTAAGCCATCAACTCTGAAAGGTGATACAAACTCACCATTGTATCTTCATTCCCGGTATCCCAATGTAAGACTCGTTTGCCTTCAAATTCTTTAATTTGTTGTGCTGTAGGAATAACTATTTTCTCAATGCTATCCAATAGTAGAGCATAGATAACACCTCCAGCTTGCACCAGCATTAATTGATCGGTAGTCATAGAAAAGGGTATTTTAAGAATAAATTTTGTGCCTTGATTGGGCAAAGTTTGTACAGCAATTGAGCCATTAAGTGCTTGCAGTTGAGAACGGACAATATCTAAACCCATCCCACGTCCAGACAATTCACTGACTTTTTCCGCAGTGCTAAAACCAGGTGAAAACATGAACTCCAAAAGTTCAGAATCATTGATTTGTGCTAAATATCCTTTAGATTCTTCCTGGGATGGGATTAAATTTAGTTCAACCGCTTTTTTGCGAATGCTATCTAACTTTAATCCTTGCCCATCATCCTGGACTTCTATAATTGTTTGGCTACTTTGACGGTAAGCGCAGATTTCAATTACGCCTTGTTCTGGTTTACCACGTTCACGGCGAATGTGTGGTGGTTCAATACCATGATCAAAAGCATTGCGTATTAGGTGTAATAAGGGATCGTATAGCTTTTCGGCGATCGCTTTATCTATTAGTACCTCTGTACCGTTAAATCTTAAGTCTACTTGTTTGTGGTAAACAGCATTCAGATTTTTTACCATCTGCGGGAAGCGGCTGAGAATGCTTTCTAAAGGTAACATTCTCACTTCCACTAGGTTATCTATCAAACTGAAAGCTAAACTTTGCTTTTTATCGCTAAGTTGATTAGCTTGCTTGAGAAGTAAATCAATCGATTCTGTAGCTTCTTGTAGTTGTGATGTTTCTTCTAGCGCTTCGTGTAAAGTTAAATGAAATTCTGTATAAGCATCCATTTCTAATGGATCAAAATCAACCGAGGCAAAGCTTTGTTTGTATTGTGCTGCTATTTGTCTTTGTAGTGGTAAATCTCGGAGTTGATTTAATGTTTCTTGATGCTTGCTTAGTCGCAATAATAACTGCTCAATAATTTCCCGGATTTGTTCATCATTTAACGTGCGCCTCTTTTGATGAATGAGTAATTCACTTGCTAAATAGTTAATGCGTTCTAATCCTTCGACATCCACCCGCACAGATGCGGCTTTATGATTCTTTCTGATTTGTGAGTTTTTAATTATTTGTTCATTAACCCCATCACCAGATATTTCTGTAATGTCTGTAGTTGATGGTTGACTCACTACTAAAGATGTTGATGATTCGGCAACTTCATTAGGTTCTACTTGCTGTTCAACTTGCGTCTCATCTTCATTAGCATCTCCTCCCCAGATTGCTTCTAACAAAATCTCATTGGTGTTAGATGCCGAAGTTAATATTTCTTTAAAAACAAGTAGTTTTTGTAATTTAGGGTTCTCAATCCAATTTTTCTCATTGGCTGTAACAGGCGGATGCTGCTTATATTCTCTAGCTACCGAACCAATTTTATTGTGTAAATCTTTGATAATTAAAATATTGTTGGCAGCTTTTGTAATTGAATATTGAAATTTGACAACTGCTAACAGAATGATTAAAACAATACCTTGGCGATAAAGACAAACATTGTTGCTATCACCTTTATTACGGACAAATTGTAAAAAGTTATGTACCCAAGCTTCAATATATTCAGATGAACTAGCAAACTCATGATTTATCAGTAGTAAATCCCAAGTTAATGATGACTCTGGTACACCTATTTCGTGGTTAAACCAGCCAAAAATATAATGAACTACCTTTAAATATAATTTGGCAGTTGTTGGTTTAATACACTCATCTTTATTAGTTCCTGCTGTGGTTAAAAACTGGTAGAATTGTTCTTGATTAGCTAAAAATTGCGAGTTTGATACTTTAGATAGCTGTTCTGTAGCAGGTAAAGCTAGTTGCTTTAAAGCGGTAGAAGCCTTACCGCCATGAGTGCGATCGCCTGCTAAAATATCTTGCTGTGCTTGTAAAAAATCTGCATAAGCAGCCTCAGTAATTTGCCGTGCTTGGTTAGGGTTGGCTTGCAAAGCTGTTAAAGTTGTTTGGGCAATTTCTCCAAAACCAGGCAAATTTAAAGACTCAGCCAAGCCAATAAATACTTCCGCTTGAGCAGTTAAAAAATCTACTAATTGTGTATTATCTTTTATATTCTTAAGAGCTTCTGATATACTTTCTAAACGTTCCTTGACACCTGCTTCAAAAATAGATTTAACAATATCAAATCCTAATTCTTCAGATGTAGGTATATGAGCATCATTGCCAAAATCATCACCTAATTTTTCTTGTAGTTTCGCAAATATCGTAGAAGCCCTTTGTAATATTTCTTCTTCGTTGATAATATTACCATTTAATTCCGCAGTTAATGCCAGATGCAAGCATTCATATGCTGCAAATAAGAGTGTTTGTAAATCACCATCTATATTTATATTCGGATTATATAAAGCCTTAAATACATCTTCTAAAGAATGGGCGATCATTTGAATTGTTTTTAGCCCAACAGTAGCCGCACCGCCCTTAATTGTATGGGTAGCTCGCATTAAGTTATGCACTTTAACCGTGCTATGACTTTCTACAAGACTAAATAATTCTTGCTCGATAGTTTGAATTAACTCTGGGGCTTCTGCTAAAAAATAGATATAGCCTTGTTCACGAATTTCAGTATCAGTAATCATAATTCTGAGAATGGGGAGTGGTGAGTGGTGAGTGGGGAGTGGCGAGGAAGGAGTTTTATCTGCCTTTTGCTCCCTACTCCCTAATTCCTCGCTATTAATTCACTTTGAACTTACCAGCAGCAGCTAACAAATCATGTGCCATTCCTGATAAATCTTGGAAGACAGTAGCAATATCTTGTGATTCAGCAAAAGTTTTGTTGGCAATTTCTGCTACATCGTTCATTGAATTTGTTACTAATACAGATTGCCCCATTTGTTTTTGCGTAGCATCGGTAATTCGTTGAATTAATTGACTAATTTCGGCAGTTGCAGAAACGATCGCATTTAAGTTTTGTCTGGTTTCACTGACGAAGTTCGTTCCTTCCACTACCTGCTGAATCCCGGCTTCCATCGCCACTGCTACTTCTCCTGTTTCCTCCTGAATCTCTTGGACTAATTTTTCGATTTCGATGGTGGCGGCGGCTGACTGGCGAGACAAGGAACGGACTTCATCGGCTACTACTGCGAAGCCTTTACCATATTCACCTGCGCGAGTCGCTTCAATGGCGGCGTTCAAAGCTAGGACGTTGGTTTGAGTGGCGAAACTACTAATCAAGTTCACCACTTTAGAGATTTTCTGTGAAGATTCACTCAGACGCTTAATCTTTTTACTGGTTTGGGCAACGGTTTCGCGTATTGCTTGGATGGCTTGTACAGTTAAGTTCATCGCCGCATCGCCAGATTCTACAGTTCGGTTGGCTTGTTGCACTGCTACCTGTACCAATTCGGCGCTAGATACTACAGCTTGGGTAGAGTCTAGCATTCGTTGAATTTCGCCTAAAGCGATATTGATTTCGTCTGACTGTTGTTTCGCTAAGTTATTTAAGCCGGCGAGGGAAGAATTACTTTCAACGGAGGTTTGCGCCACTTGTTGCGAAGCTGTTTGCATTTGTAGGACAAGTTGGCGTAAGGCTTGCAAGGTGTTATTGTAAGCGTCGGCAATTGTGCCTAGTTCGTCCTCGGTGATGGGGGCGCGGACTGTTAAATCACCATTCAAAGCTGGACGTACAGCTAATAATAGTTGAATAGAACGTTGTTGCAGTAACTCCTTGGCTGCTTTTTCCCGTTCTGCGGCTTCGGCTAACTGTGCTGATTGGGCTTGCAGT
Above is a genomic segment from Nostoc sp. MS1 containing:
- a CDS encoding DUF4336 domain-containing protein, producing the protein MNLQPHSHNHRPQDWAWPFWPALPLYPYGRRRTVCREIVKDTIWTFDQVQGVLYTVVPIRMSVIKLNAGGLLVYAPVAPTKECVRLVNELVAKHGEVKYIVLPTSSGLEHKIFVGPFARKFPQAQVFVAPHQWSFPFNLPLSWLGFPQKRTQVLPEDSRQTPFADEFDYAVLDINLGRGSFVEVAFLHKRSHTLLVTDSILSISAEPPEILQLEPYPLLFHARDNALQPIEDTPANRRQGWQRIALFAIYFRPNALGLTGLGEMWRDALKAPDHSPKAYFGFFPFRWQENWQQSFTALSANGRPFVAPILQVLILPQAPKQVLNWAETVAKWNFQQIIACHFDAPFACTPEQFRQAFSFLDKNAHNDNQNLLPEDLKFIKELEANLLKQGIATPPREK
- a CDS encoding hybrid sensor histidine kinase/response regulator, whose translation is MITDTEIREQGYIYFLAEAPELIQTIEQELFSLVESHSTVKVHNLMRATHTIKGGAATVGLKTIQMIAHSLEDVFKALYNPNINIDGDLQTLLFAAYECLHLALTAELNGNIINEEEILQRASTIFAKLQEKLGDDFGNDAHIPTSEELGFDIVKSIFEAGVKERLESISEALKNIKDNTQLVDFLTAQAEVFIGLAESLNLPGFGEIAQTTLTALQANPNQARQITEAAYADFLQAQQDILAGDRTHGGKASTALKQLALPATEQLSKVSNSQFLANQEQFYQFLTTAGTNKDECIKPTTAKLYLKVVHYIFGWFNHEIGVPESSLTWDLLLINHEFASSSEYIEAWVHNFLQFVRNKGDSNNVCLYRQGIVLIILLAVVKFQYSITKAANNILIIKDLHNKIGSVAREYKQHPPVTANEKNWIENPKLQKLLVFKEILTSASNTNEILLEAIWGGDANEDETQVEQQVEPNEVAESSTSLVVSQPSTTDITEISGDGVNEQIIKNSQIRKNHKAASVRVDVEGLERINYLASELLIHQKRRTLNDEQIREIIEQLLLRLSKHQETLNQLRDLPLQRQIAAQYKQSFASVDFDPLEMDAYTEFHLTLHEALEETSQLQEATESIDLLLKQANQLSDKKQSLAFSLIDNLVEVRMLPLESILSRFPQMVKNLNAVYHKQVDLRFNGTEVLIDKAIAEKLYDPLLHLIRNAFDHGIEPPHIRRERGKPEQGVIEICAYRQSSQTIIEVQDDGQGLKLDSIRKKAVELNLIPSQEESKGYLAQINDSELLEFMFSPGFSTAEKVSELSGRGMGLDIVRSQLQALNGSIAVQTLPNQGTKFILKIPFSMTTDQLMLVQAGGVIYALLLDSIEKIVIPTAQQIKEFEGKRVLHWDTGNEDTMVSLYHLSELMAYNGSLFNNLSVNNLLPEHHTEAMNHPVLMLRRNQGTFALQVDQIIGEQELVIRPLGNAIAPPKYVYGCSSLANGNLMLVIDGALLLESVEMEATLDTSVLPKADSGNQQTLSASEPSPSLPLLSASVPKNNQVILVVDDAISLRQTLSLTLQKAGYQVIQAQNGVEALEQLQRHPEIQLVVSDLEMPRMNGFEFLTHVQQNPKYIKIPVIILTSRSAEKHRQLAQELGAKAYISKPYLEHDLIAIVENLINSAKADLNRLLTV
- a CDS encoding ATP-dependent Zn protease; translated protein: MNQTAFNLVAISVFVMTLSALLGPLINLSPTIPALATFTILGVATFDSFSLQGKGGTIFIDWVAGFSPQYRDRIIHHEAGHFLVAHLLGIPVTGYTLSAWEAWRQGQAGQGSISLNDTELGSQLEQGKISHQTLERYCTILMAGIAAETLVFERIEGGNDDRRKLANVFRLLGFSESLCQQKQRFHILQAKTLIQDNWLSYQALTQAIRQRATIADCQKAIADAQMETESKVA